The proteins below are encoded in one region of Knoellia sp. S7-12:
- the purL gene encoding phosphoribosylformylglycinamidine synthase, with amino-acid sequence MVSTHDLALTTVDGGSALSPFRARALLARLQAVDPAITGVTARYVHWIASEQPFTEKTAAQLEQLLTYGDAYAAGPAPDALSTLVVVGPRLGTISPWASKATDIAHNCGIDLRRVERVTEFIVEGVELAGEQWGAIAAVLHDRMTETALPTREAFAALFDERDAEPMEHVDVLGGGREALEGANTAYGLALSDDEIDYLAAAFTGLQRNPTDVELMMFAQANSEHCRHKIFNADFIVDGEPQVKSLFGMIRHTEKVAGAGTVVAYKDNASVMEGRRIERWLPGRGDGPTAYAAREEDVHVLMKVETHNHPTAISPFPGAATGAGGEIRDEGSTGRGSAPKAGLTGFVVSNLHLPGTHEPWEADTYGTPDHIATPLEIMVDGPIGAAAFNNEFGRPGLGGFFRVYEQTVDGVRRGYHKPIMSAGGLGSISADQTEKVLFPAGSLLVQIGGPGMRIGIGGGAASSMASGTNAAELDFNSVQRGNPEMERRAQEVINHCWSLGADNPVLAIHDVGAGGLSNAFPELVNDAGLGARFDLSAIQLEESGLAPKEIWVNESQERYVMAIAPESLELLESFAARERCPMAVIGVAADDAQLLVAGDSDDDVPIDMPMEVLLGKPPRMTRDATRVTWTGDTLDLSGIDVRDAAYAVLRHPSVASKRFLITIGDRTVGGFSHRDQMVGPWQVPVADVAVTLADHSAFAGEAMASGERMPLASVNAPASGRMAVGEALTNLLAAPLPSLGGVKLSCNWMAAAGEDGEDAALFDTVEAVAMELCPALGISVPVGKDSMSMRTKWSDGASGEDRQVTSPVSLVVSAFAALPDVRGTLTPQLEPDSALVLVDLGAGANRLGGSMLAQVSGVFGGDVPDLDDPARLIALVKAVSELRSRGLVSAYHDRSDGGLWATVCEMAFASGLGLEIAVDSVEALFTEELGAVLGVRADSVSEVREVLIAAGVGGYSSIIGGTITERRITVSVDGEMPLDEAVSDLAQAWDEVSWRISSLRDNPECADEEHAAFGGDDDPGLHVSTSFDPTDDVAAPYLNVGARPRVAVLREQGVNSHIETAYAFHRAGFETLDVHMTDLQTGRASLSDVAGLVACGGFSYGDTLGAGEGWARSVLFNEKLTEAFSEFFEREDTFGLGICNGAQMFAALADLIPGGQAWPRFTRNRSEQYEARLSLVEVLESPSIFTSGMAGSRIPIAVAHGEGFANFSTRGDPASVHRVARFVNNDGGVATAYPFNPNGSPDGLTSVTTTDGRFTAMMPHPERVQRNAQMSWTSGRVEEVSPWMRMFRNARTFVG; translated from the coding sequence ATGGTTTCGACGCATGACCTCGCCCTGACCACTGTCGATGGTGGGTCTGCGCTCTCACCGTTTCGGGCTCGCGCGCTGCTCGCGAGGCTGCAGGCGGTTGACCCCGCCATCACCGGCGTCACGGCTCGCTACGTCCACTGGATCGCGAGTGAACAGCCCTTCACCGAGAAAACCGCGGCGCAGCTCGAGCAGCTCCTGACCTACGGCGATGCGTATGCCGCCGGGCCGGCCCCCGATGCCCTGTCGACTCTCGTCGTGGTCGGGCCGCGCCTGGGCACCATTTCGCCCTGGGCGAGCAAGGCGACCGACATCGCCCACAACTGCGGCATCGACCTGCGTCGGGTCGAACGGGTCACCGAGTTCATCGTCGAGGGCGTCGAGCTCGCTGGCGAGCAGTGGGGCGCGATTGCGGCAGTTCTCCACGACCGCATGACGGAGACGGCACTTCCTACTCGGGAGGCCTTCGCGGCCCTCTTCGACGAGCGCGACGCCGAGCCGATGGAGCACGTCGACGTCCTCGGCGGCGGGCGCGAAGCGCTGGAAGGCGCGAACACGGCATACGGGCTCGCGTTGTCCGATGACGAGATCGACTATCTGGCGGCAGCGTTCACGGGGCTGCAGCGCAACCCGACCGATGTCGAGCTGATGATGTTTGCGCAGGCCAACTCCGAGCACTGTCGCCACAAGATCTTCAACGCTGACTTCATCGTCGACGGTGAGCCGCAGGTCAAGAGTCTGTTCGGGATGATCCGGCACACCGAGAAGGTCGCTGGCGCGGGCACGGTCGTCGCCTACAAGGACAACGCCTCCGTCATGGAAGGCCGGCGGATCGAGCGCTGGCTGCCTGGCCGCGGAGACGGCCCGACGGCATACGCCGCTCGTGAAGAGGACGTCCACGTCCTCATGAAGGTCGAAACGCACAACCACCCGACCGCCATCTCGCCCTTCCCCGGAGCAGCGACCGGGGCCGGTGGCGAGATCCGCGACGAGGGTTCAACCGGCCGCGGCTCGGCGCCCAAGGCCGGCCTCACCGGCTTCGTCGTCTCGAACCTGCACCTCCCGGGCACCCACGAGCCGTGGGAGGCCGACACCTATGGCACCCCGGACCACATCGCGACGCCCCTCGAGATCATGGTCGACGGTCCGATCGGTGCCGCGGCGTTCAACAACGAGTTCGGGCGGCCAGGGCTCGGCGGCTTCTTCCGTGTCTACGAGCAGACCGTTGACGGTGTGCGCCGCGGCTATCACAAGCCGATCATGAGCGCCGGTGGCCTCGGCTCGATCAGCGCCGACCAGACCGAGAAGGTCCTCTTCCCTGCCGGGTCGCTGCTCGTGCAGATCGGCGGACCGGGCATGCGCATCGGGATCGGTGGAGGCGCCGCGTCGTCCATGGCCTCTGGCACGAACGCTGCCGAGCTCGACTTCAACTCCGTGCAACGCGGCAACCCCGAGATGGAGCGGCGCGCGCAGGAGGTCATCAACCACTGCTGGTCGCTCGGCGCCGACAACCCGGTGCTGGCCATCCACGACGTGGGTGCCGGTGGGTTGTCCAACGCCTTCCCCGAGCTGGTCAACGACGCCGGGCTGGGTGCGCGCTTCGACCTGTCTGCGATCCAGCTCGAGGAGTCCGGCCTCGCACCCAAGGAGATCTGGGTCAACGAGAGCCAGGAGCGCTACGTCATGGCCATCGCGCCCGAGTCGCTCGAGCTGCTCGAGTCGTTCGCCGCGCGTGAGCGGTGCCCGATGGCCGTCATCGGTGTCGCTGCCGACGATGCCCAGTTGCTCGTCGCTGGTGACTCCGACGACGACGTTCCGATCGACATGCCGATGGAGGTTCTCCTCGGCAAGCCGCCGCGCATGACCCGCGACGCGACCCGGGTGACGTGGACCGGCGACACCCTTGACCTCAGCGGCATCGACGTGCGCGACGCGGCCTACGCCGTCCTGCGACACCCCTCGGTCGCGAGCAAGCGCTTCCTCATCACCATCGGCGACCGCACTGTCGGGGGGTTCTCGCACCGCGACCAGATGGTCGGCCCGTGGCAGGTGCCCGTTGCCGACGTGGCGGTCACCTTGGCGGATCACTCTGCGTTTGCGGGTGAGGCCATGGCCTCGGGGGAGCGTATGCCGCTCGCTTCCGTCAACGCTCCCGCCTCCGGTCGGATGGCGGTCGGGGAGGCGCTGACCAATCTGTTGGCAGCGCCGCTGCCGTCGCTCGGAGGCGTGAAGCTGTCGTGCAACTGGATGGCTGCTGCTGGCGAGGACGGCGAGGACGCTGCCCTGTTCGACACGGTCGAAGCTGTCGCGATGGAGCTGTGCCCGGCGCTGGGCATCTCGGTCCCGGTCGGCAAGGACTCGATGTCGATGCGGACCAAGTGGAGCGACGGGGCCTCCGGCGAGGACCGCCAGGTGACGTCGCCGGTGTCGCTCGTCGTGTCGGCGTTCGCCGCGCTGCCGGATGTCCGCGGGACGCTCACGCCGCAGCTCGAGCCCGACTCCGCGCTGGTGTTGGTGGACCTCGGCGCGGGGGCCAACCGTCTCGGTGGATCGATGCTCGCCCAGGTGTCGGGCGTCTTCGGTGGGGACGTGCCCGACCTCGACGACCCGGCCCGACTCATTGCGCTGGTCAAGGCTGTCAGTGAACTGCGTTCGCGCGGACTGGTTTCGGCCTATCACGACCGCTCTGACGGAGGACTCTGGGCGACGGTCTGCGAGATGGCTTTCGCGAGCGGGCTTGGCCTCGAGATTGCAGTCGACTCGGTCGAGGCACTCTTCACCGAAGAGCTCGGAGCCGTGCTTGGTGTGCGCGCGGACTCGGTCAGTGAGGTCCGAGAGGTGCTCATCGCTGCGGGAGTGGGCGGCTACTCGTCGATCATCGGTGGCACGATCACAGAGCGCCGCATCACGGTGTCCGTCGACGGCGAGATGCCGCTCGACGAAGCCGTGAGCGACCTGGCCCAGGCATGGGACGAGGTGTCGTGGCGCATCTCGTCGCTGCGCGACAACCCCGAGTGCGCCGACGAGGAGCACGCGGCCTTCGGCGGCGACGACGACCCCGGCCTGCATGTCTCGACATCGTTCGACCCGACCGATGACGTCGCTGCCCCCTATCTCAACGTCGGTGCCCGACCTCGCGTCGCGGTGCTGCGCGAGCAGGGCGTCAACTCTCACATCGAGACGGCCTACGCGTTCCACCGCGCCGGCTTCGAGACACTCGACGTCCACATGACCGACCTCCAGACCGGGCGGGCATCCCTGTCCGACGTCGCCGGGTTGGTGGCCTGCGGCGGCTTCTCCTATGGCGACACGCTCGGTGCCGGTGAGGGCTGGGCGCGCTCCGTGCTCTTCAACGAGAAGCTGACGGAGGCGTTCTCCGAATTCTTTGAACGCGAGGACACCTTCGGGCTCGGCATCTGCAACGGTGCCCAGATGTTTGCCGCACTGGCCGACCTCATCCCCGGTGGGCAGGCGTGGCCGCGGTTCACCCGCAACCGGTCCGAGCAGTACGAAGCGCGGCTTTCGCTCGTCGAGGTCCTCGAATCCCCGTCGATCTTCACGTCCGGCATGGCCGGATCGCGCATCCCGATCGCCGTCGCCCACGGTGAGGGATTCGCGAACTTCTCGACGCGCGGCGATCCGGCCTCGGTCCACCGAGTGGCGCGGTTCGTCAACAACGATGGTGGCGTCGCGACGGCATACCCGTTCAACCCCAACGGATCCCCGGACGGACTGACGTCGGTGACCACGACCGATGGCCGGTTCACCGCGATGATGCCGCACCCCGAGCGGGTGCAGCGCAACGCGCAGATGTCGTGGACGAGCGGCCGTGTCGAAGAGGTCTCGCCGTGGATGCGCATGTTCCGCAACGCCCGCACCTTCGTCGGCTGA
- a CDS encoding bifunctional UDP-sugar hydrolase/5'-nucleotidase produces the protein MGELPDPAGDDHAVLPGGNMKHGSKLAAATAGLILAGSATMTGTPASAATNMKGGPLPAGTTAINILNLNDFHGRIDTDGKGTLGKNFACTILTQREQLGAANTLTLGAGDLIGGSPFTSSIQNDEPTLDFLNAIGMDASAVGNHEFDQGYDDLTQRVEPHADFEYVGANVFLKGTQTPALKTHKIYDVAGVRVAVIGGVTKDTPNLVEGAGVANLDFIDPVDGVNRVANELTDGNETNGEADVLIAEYHEGGPFSSTTGTLEDQMKVPVFAHLANDTSPKVAAVLQGHTHQAYVYDVQIPGEAAGSTRPVLQTGQYAAAVGKVQLGYDAAAKKVVAYNATNIPATAPSPACLANATYQSAAKIIDDAIAYAAPIANQPVGKITASITRDGADDRKRESALSNLIAQQYVESLNAPGRDMGVDIGVMNPGGVRADLPFGTDGTVTFAQAATVLSFGNNLKAADYTGAQFKQILEEQWQPAGVSRPFLALGLSKSTTYTYDPTRAQGDRITGIFINGAPIDPAATYTIASSSFLITTAGAAPDNFGTFLKGTNYRDSGLVDQNAFVDWLGDNSPVAPPTVQHGVAVLNAPATVNYGKTTTFRVEGVDLASAGAVKNTSVQVSIDGRTATTAKVSSVRVAGVPSRDGVADVSFKLIGKILPDDSPRTVYIKIVAAPSGTTAWIPVRVKG, from the coding sequence ATGGGCGAGTTGCCGGACCCTGCCGGCGATGACCACGCGGTTCTCCCCGGAGGCAACATGAAGCACGGCAGCAAGCTCGCGGCCGCCACGGCCGGCCTGATCCTGGCCGGTTCGGCAACGATGACCGGCACCCCGGCATCAGCAGCGACCAACATGAAGGGCGGACCGCTCCCCGCGGGCACCACCGCCATCAACATCCTCAACCTCAACGACTTCCACGGTCGCATCGACACCGATGGCAAGGGCACGTTGGGCAAGAACTTCGCCTGCACGATCCTCACCCAGCGTGAGCAGCTCGGCGCGGCCAACACCCTGACGCTCGGCGCCGGCGACCTCATCGGCGGATCGCCGTTCACGTCGTCCATCCAGAATGACGAGCCCACGCTCGACTTCCTCAACGCCATCGGCATGGACGCCTCCGCCGTGGGCAACCACGAGTTCGACCAGGGCTACGACGACCTGACCCAGCGCGTCGAGCCGCACGCCGACTTCGAGTATGTCGGCGCCAACGTCTTCCTCAAGGGCACGCAGACCCCGGCCCTCAAGACGCACAAGATCTATGACGTCGCGGGCGTCCGCGTCGCCGTCATCGGTGGCGTCACCAAGGACACCCCCAACCTCGTCGAGGGTGCGGGTGTCGCGAACCTCGACTTCATCGACCCGGTCGACGGTGTCAACCGCGTTGCCAACGAGCTCACCGACGGCAACGAGACCAACGGCGAGGCAGACGTGCTCATCGCCGAGTACCACGAGGGTGGCCCGTTCTCGTCGACGACCGGCACGCTCGAGGACCAGATGAAGGTGCCGGTCTTCGCGCACCTCGCCAACGACACGTCGCCCAAGGTCGCGGCGGTCCTCCAGGGCCACACGCACCAGGCCTACGTCTATGACGTGCAGATCCCCGGCGAGGCCGCGGGCTCGACCCGTCCCGTGCTCCAGACCGGTCAGTACGCCGCCGCAGTCGGCAAGGTCCAGCTCGGCTACGACGCCGCGGCCAAGAAGGTCGTCGCCTACAACGCCACCAACATCCCGGCCACCGCACCGTCGCCGGCCTGCCTGGCGAACGCGACCTACCAGTCCGCCGCGAAGATCATCGACGACGCCATCGCCTACGCCGCCCCGATCGCCAACCAGCCGGTCGGCAAGATCACGGCGAGCATCACGCGAGACGGCGCCGATGACCGCAAGCGTGAGTCGGCCCTGTCGAACCTCATCGCGCAGCAGTACGTCGAGTCCCTCAACGCGCCCGGTCGTGACATGGGCGTCGACATCGGTGTCATGAACCCGGGTGGCGTGCGCGCCGACCTGCCGTTCGGCACCGACGGCACCGTGACGTTCGCCCAGGCTGCAACAGTCCTGTCGTTCGGCAACAACCTCAAGGCCGCCGACTACACGGGCGCGCAGTTCAAGCAGATCCTCGAGGAGCAGTGGCAGCCAGCGGGTGTGTCGCGTCCGTTCCTCGCGCTCGGCCTGTCCAAGAGCACCACCTACACCTACGACCCGACCCGGGCCCAGGGTGACCGGATCACCGGCATCTTCATCAACGGTGCCCCCATCGACCCGGCCGCGACCTACACGATCGCGTCCTCGTCGTTCCTCATCACCACCGCGGGGGCCGCGCCGGACAACTTCGGCACGTTCCTCAAGGGCACGAACTACCGCGACTCCGGTCTCGTTGACCAGAACGCCTTCGTCGACTGGTTGGGAGACAACAGCCCGGTCGCCCCGCCGACCGTGCAGCACGGTGTCGCCGTCCTGAACGCCCCGGCCACAGTCAACTACGGCAAGACGACTACGTTCCGAGTCGAGGGTGTTGACCTCGCCTCGGCCGGTGCAGTCAAGAACACGTCGGTGCAGGTCTCGATCGACGGTCGCACTGCCACAACGGCCAAGGTCAGCTCGGTGCGGGTCGCCGGCGTCCCGTCCCGTGACGGTGTCGCCGACGTGTCGTTCAAGCTCATCGGCAAGATCCTCCCGGACGACTCGCCGCGCACGGTCTACATCAAGATCGTCGCTGCGCCGTCGGGCACGACCGCGTGGATCCCGGTGCGCGTCAAGGGCTGA
- a CDS encoding MFS transporter has product MTTTAAVPTDTERLFSTKHLPVAIGVIALVTLGAFENRATISIMPTAARALDGLAWFGPANAASMVTFMVAVVVAGRWVDRAGARAVLLAGLATFAVAQVVTAIAPSMAIFIAGRGLSGIAEGLIDVSTLVFAARALPEHLRAKVFATFAAAWILPSLLGPGAAGAAEALVGWRLVFLLPVLLLIPALLLLLPALRRASAQPDDDEATIVTGSAAEKPLLPALGLAAAVALLSVGGPLAFDGGQHRFAGLASLVIGGAALVATIRAALPAGTLTAAPGIPAVVALRTLLVIAFGGIGGYLPLMLDVTHDVGPALAGISLSVTGVFWAAGSAIHSLDAVQRRLDAAARVRLGLALIAVGGIGPVLLALEVVDLVPGLAGWALAATGMGLSSPSLATEIFTLAPEREHGQATATSQIGASLGAALTTAGGGALIAARHDTLDGGVFAVLMGISLGAAVIALMLTHRMRP; this is encoded by the coding sequence ATGACGACGACGGCCGCAGTGCCCACCGACACTGAGCGGCTGTTCAGCACCAAGCACCTCCCCGTGGCGATCGGCGTCATCGCCCTCGTCACTCTCGGCGCCTTCGAGAACCGCGCCACCATCAGCATCATGCCGACGGCGGCGCGCGCGCTCGACGGGCTCGCGTGGTTCGGACCGGCCAACGCGGCCTCGATGGTGACCTTCATGGTTGCGGTGGTCGTCGCCGGACGGTGGGTCGACCGGGCCGGCGCCCGGGCTGTGCTGCTCGCCGGGCTTGCGACGTTCGCCGTCGCGCAGGTCGTCACCGCGATCGCCCCCTCGATGGCGATCTTCATCGCGGGCCGTGGGCTCTCCGGCATCGCCGAGGGCCTCATCGACGTGTCGACCCTCGTGTTCGCCGCCCGGGCCCTGCCGGAGCATCTGCGGGCCAAGGTGTTTGCGACGTTCGCCGCGGCGTGGATCCTGCCGAGCCTCCTCGGCCCGGGAGCCGCCGGCGCGGCCGAGGCCCTCGTCGGGTGGCGGCTCGTCTTCCTGCTGCCGGTGCTCCTCCTCATCCCCGCGCTGCTCCTGCTGCTCCCCGCGCTTCGCCGCGCGAGCGCCCAGCCCGATGACGATGAGGCCACCATCGTCACGGGCTCAGCCGCCGAGAAACCGCTCCTGCCCGCTCTCGGTCTCGCGGCCGCGGTCGCCCTCCTCAGCGTCGGCGGACCCCTCGCCTTCGACGGCGGCCAGCACCGCTTCGCCGGTTTGGCCAGCCTCGTGATCGGTGGCGCCGCCCTCGTTGCCACAATCCGAGCGGCACTGCCAGCCGGAACGCTGACGGCAGCACCCGGCATACCCGCTGTCGTTGCCCTGCGCACGCTGCTCGTCATCGCGTTCGGCGGTATCGGCGGCTACCTGCCCCTGATGCTCGACGTGACCCACGATGTCGGCCCGGCCCTGGCGGGGATCAGTCTCAGCGTGACCGGGGTGTTCTGGGCCGCTGGCTCGGCGATCCACAGCCTCGACGCGGTGCAGCGCCGCTTAGACGCCGCCGCCCGCGTGCGGCTCGGCCTCGCTCTCATCGCTGTCGGCGGCATCGGCCCCGTCCTTCTCGCGCTCGAGGTCGTCGACCTCGTCCCCGGGCTGGCCGGCTGGGCCCTCGCTGCGACGGGAATGGGCCTGTCCTCGCCGAGCCTCGCCACCGAGATCTTCACCCTCGCTCCCGAGCGCGAACATGGGCAGGCGACCGCAACCTCCCAGATCGGCGCGAGCCTGGGCGCCGCCCTCACGACAGCCGGGGGTGGCGCCCTCATCGCGGCCCGTCATGACACCCTCGACGGGGGCGTCTTCGCCGTACTCATGGGTATCTCCCTCGGCGCCGCCGTGATTGCCCTCATGCTCACGCACCGCATGCGCCCGTAG
- a CDS encoding class I SAM-dependent methyltransferase: MNIEPRRWQAEADRLAHESVGRGDPTGWFEELYAAGESGEVTMAWDRSEPQPLLADWSARTGLSGVGRRAIVVGAGLGADAEHVASLGFETTAFDPSPTAVRTMQARNPDSTVDYRVADLLDLPQDWQRAFDLVVEIYAVQAVPHDLRDRMVAAVSGLVATGGTLLAIQAVLAPDDDGSGPPWPLTRDEIESFARDGLSEVAIEEVSLPGGNAEWRAEFTLYAAGFTLSPNLGTIET; the protein is encoded by the coding sequence ATGAACATCGAGCCACGGCGGTGGCAGGCAGAAGCCGACCGACTGGCCCACGAGAGCGTGGGGCGCGGCGATCCGACGGGCTGGTTCGAGGAGCTCTATGCGGCGGGCGAGTCCGGTGAGGTGACCATGGCCTGGGACCGCTCCGAGCCGCAGCCGCTGCTCGCCGACTGGAGCGCACGCACGGGGTTGAGTGGTGTCGGGCGGCGCGCGATCGTCGTCGGAGCCGGGCTGGGTGCAGACGCCGAGCACGTGGCGTCCCTGGGGTTCGAGACGACGGCATTCGACCCGTCACCGACCGCGGTCCGCACGATGCAGGCACGCAACCCGGACTCGACCGTCGACTATCGGGTGGCCGACCTCCTCGACCTGCCACAGGACTGGCAGCGGGCGTTCGACCTCGTGGTCGAGATCTACGCCGTTCAGGCGGTGCCTCACGATCTGCGCGACCGCATGGTCGCTGCGGTGAGTGGGCTGGTCGCGACGGGCGGCACGCTGCTCGCCATCCAGGCGGTCCTCGCCCCCGACGACGACGGCTCGGGTCCGCCCTGGCCGCTCACCCGCGACGAGATCGAGTCCTTTGCCCGGGACGGACTCTCCGAGGTTGCCATCGAGGAGGTCTCCCTTCCGGGCGGCAACGCTGAGTGGCGGGCCGAGTTCACTCTGTACGCTGCGGGATTCACACTGTCACCCAATCTGGGTACCATTGAGACATGA
- the soxR gene encoding redox-sensitive transcriptional activator SoxR: MDKNDELPIGEVAARSGVSVPTVRFYEDRGLIQSVRNAGNHRRYARHTLRRIAVVRAGQRFGLSLAEIGEALATLPSDHPPTKRDWARMSAAWHDALSERIEALTKVRDGLTDCIGCGCLSVTSCPIYNTEDARAADGPGAQRWPAAARA; encoded by the coding sequence GTGGACAAGAACGACGAGCTGCCCATCGGCGAGGTCGCAGCACGCAGCGGCGTCTCCGTCCCCACGGTCCGCTTCTATGAGGATCGCGGACTCATCCAGAGCGTCAGGAACGCCGGGAACCACCGCCGCTACGCACGGCATACGCTCCGCCGTATTGCTGTGGTGCGCGCAGGGCAACGCTTCGGACTGAGCCTCGCCGAGATCGGTGAGGCGCTCGCGACGCTGCCCTCCGACCACCCGCCGACGAAGCGCGACTGGGCGCGGATGTCGGCCGCCTGGCACGACGCGCTGTCGGAGCGGATCGAGGCGCTCACCAAGGTGCGCGACGGCCTCACCGATTGCATCGGTTGCGGCTGCCTGTCGGTGACGTCGTGCCCGATCTACAACACCGAGGATGCGCGCGCGGCCGACGGACCGGGGGCGCAGCGCTGGCCAGCCGCCGCCCGGGCGTGA
- a CDS encoding phosphoribosylaminoimidazolesuccinocarboxamide synthase, protein MTSDAVLEIPGFTHVYSGKVRDLYEPEGRDGQLLLVASDRISAFDFILDPPIPDKGAVLTQLSLWWFEQLADLVPNHVVSVDVPEVVAGRAVLVQKLDMVPVECVARAYLTGGGLREYAADGTVSGLSLPEGLRDGDKFDVPIFTASTKAPMGEHDQPMPFEAVEIEVGTVLAGTLRDLTTRILARGNEIAAERGILIADTKVEFGLDADGTLVLADEVLTPDSSRFWPADQWEPGHTQPSFDKEFVREWLLSDESGWSKSSGIAPPVLPAEVVERTRAKYVEAYERLTGQTF, encoded by the coding sequence ATGACTTCGGACGCGGTGCTCGAGATCCCCGGTTTCACTCACGTCTACTCCGGCAAGGTCCGCGATCTCTACGAGCCGGAGGGTCGCGACGGCCAGCTGCTGCTCGTGGCGTCGGACCGGATCTCGGCGTTCGACTTCATCCTCGACCCGCCGATCCCCGACAAGGGCGCCGTGCTGACCCAGCTGTCGCTGTGGTGGTTCGAGCAGCTGGCTGACCTGGTGCCCAACCATGTCGTGTCCGTTGACGTGCCTGAGGTGGTCGCGGGGCGAGCCGTGCTCGTGCAGAAGCTCGACATGGTGCCGGTCGAGTGTGTCGCACGTGCCTATCTCACCGGCGGCGGACTGCGTGAGTATGCCGCGGACGGCACGGTGAGCGGGCTGTCCCTGCCGGAGGGATTGCGGGACGGTGACAAGTTCGACGTCCCGATCTTCACCGCGTCGACGAAGGCGCCGATGGGGGAGCACGACCAGCCGATGCCCTTCGAGGCCGTGGAGATCGAGGTCGGGACCGTTCTTGCCGGCACCCTGCGTGACCTCACCACGCGAATCCTCGCTCGTGGCAACGAGATCGCGGCGGAGCGCGGCATCCTCATCGCTGACACCAAGGTCGAGTTCGGGCTTGATGCTGACGGCACGCTGGTGCTCGCCGACGAGGTCCTGACGCCGGACTCGTCGCGCTTCTGGCCTGCTGACCAGTGGGAGCCCGGGCACACGCAGCCGAGCTTCGACAAGGAGTTCGTGCGCGAGTGGCTGTTGTCGGACGAGAGCGGCTGGTCGAAGTCGTCGGGAATAGCGCCGCCAGTCCTGCCGGCCGAGGTGGTCGAGCGGACGCGCGCGAAGTACGTCGAGGCCTACGAACGCCTCACCGGCCAGACCTTCTGA
- a CDS encoding type II toxin-antitoxin system PemK/MazF family toxin — protein MRPIHIVQMDKARPALILTRELARPHLRTITVAPVTSAIRGGFTEVPVSPANGLDHDCVVSLDNIQVVDAGAIGRLVGFLLPGQERELAIAVSRALDLADPIG, from the coding sequence ATGCGGCCCATCCACATCGTCCAGATGGACAAAGCTCGCCCTGCCCTGATCCTGACTCGCGAGTTGGCGAGACCCCACCTGAGGACGATCACGGTGGCTCCCGTGACCAGCGCGATCAGGGGAGGTTTCACTGAGGTTCCGGTCAGCCCCGCCAACGGTCTCGACCATGACTGCGTGGTCAGCCTCGACAACATCCAGGTCGTTGATGCCGGGGCGATCGGTCGTCTCGTCGGCTTTCTCCTGCCAGGTCAGGAACGAGAGTTGGCGATCGCAGTCAGTCGGGCCCTCGACCTCGCTGATCCGATTGGCTGA
- a CDS encoding fused MFS/spermidine synthase, which yields MTDAAEFEQDGDVMWIRIGEHPQSAVSLTDPELLVFEYVQHLALCIDAGFARPAPLRTTHVGGAGLTLARWMHATRPGSPQIVLEPDVPLTEAVRGELPLPRGHRIRVRPLRGEEGVAGLATASADLVILDAYVDGRVPAGLTTVKWLGEVARVLAPGGLFLANLGDRPGLRYAARVASGARAALGPGAQTAYVGLHHVLKGKGYGNVVLAASRGPLPLFEMRRATARLALPTGVVPPNDVISRGANATPFSAATDDTADSPVPPG from the coding sequence GTGACCGACGCGGCGGAGTTCGAGCAGGACGGCGACGTCATGTGGATCCGCATCGGTGAGCACCCGCAGTCGGCGGTGTCGCTGACCGACCCCGAGCTGCTCGTCTTCGAGTACGTCCAGCACCTGGCGCTCTGCATCGACGCCGGCTTTGCGCGACCAGCGCCGTTGCGGACGACGCACGTCGGGGGGGCCGGGCTGACCTTGGCGCGATGGATGCATGCGACGCGGCCGGGCTCGCCGCAGATCGTGCTCGAACCGGACGTTCCGCTGACAGAGGCGGTGAGAGGCGAGCTGCCGCTGCCCCGGGGTCATCGGATCAGGGTGCGGCCGTTGCGCGGCGAGGAGGGGGTGGCCGGGCTGGCCACTGCCAGTGCGGATCTCGTCATTCTTGATGCGTACGTCGACGGGCGGGTCCCTGCTGGTCTCACCACGGTGAAGTGGCTCGGTGAGGTTGCGCGAGTTCTCGCACCGGGCGGGCTGTTCCTCGCCAACCTCGGTGACCGACCAGGGCTCCGGTATGCCGCGCGCGTCGCCTCGGGTGCCAGGGCCGCACTGGGGCCCGGTGCCCAGACGGCATACGTCGGCTTGCACCACGTCCTCAAGGGCAAGGGCTACGGGAACGTGGTCCTGGCTGCGTCGCGCGGACCCCTGCCGCTCTTCGAGATGCGGCGGGCGACGGCGCGGCTCGCGCTGCCGACGGGTGTGGTGCCGCCGAACGACGTGATCTCCCGTGGCGCCAACGCCACCCCGTTCAGCGCCGCCACCGACGACACCGCCGACTCCCCCGTCCCACCCGGCTGA
- a CDS encoding ribbon-helix-helix domain-containing protein, producing MSTQISVRLNDRVVSELDALVASGAAKSRAELVESALERELRRRLYAKEVEDLIAQKAAGLPEDDDLAGLAEWARTRTFPDLD from the coding sequence ATGAGCACCCAGATCTCAGTCCGCCTCAACGACCGCGTCGTTTCCGAGCTTGATGCGCTCGTCGCCTCCGGGGCCGCCAAGAGCCGCGCAGAGCTCGTCGAGTCGGCCCTCGAGCGCGAGCTCCGGCGGCGTCTCTATGCCAAGGAGGTTGAGGACCTCATCGCCCAGAAGGCCGCAGGTCTGCCCGAGGATGACGACCTTGCAGGGCTCGCGGAGTGGGCCCGCACCCGTACCTTCCCCGACCTCGACTGA